The Terrirubrum flagellatum nucleotide sequence GATCGCGACCACCACCTTGTCGGCGATGCGACAGGCCTCTCGCAACTGATCGACATGCCCGTTGGTGACCGGATCGAATGAGCCGGGATAGAAGGCGATGCGGTTCTTGGCCATGCTCGTCAGCGCGAAGGCGGCGGGACGGCGAGGGTTAGCCGGCCGGGACGCGGGCCGCAAGGCCGCCCCGGACTACTCCGCCGGCTGGCCTGCAAGTCGCGGCGGTTCGCGGCGGCCCTCGGCCCAGACGAGCCAGAGCCCGCCCGCAACAATGAAGCCGGCGCCGATCCAGACCGAAGCCGGCGGCCACTCCGCAAAGAGCAGCGAACCGAACAAAGTCGCCCAGAGAAGCTGCGTATATTGCATCGGCGCGACGGTGGCGGCGCGCGCGATCCGGAAGGCGGTCATGGAGAACCATTGGCCGACGACCTGCGTCGCCGCCATGCCGAGGATCAGCAGCAGCATCTTCGGCTCGATCGGCTGAAGATCGAAAATCGAAATGGCGCCCGCAAGCAGCATGAAGCAGCCATTGCTCCAGGCGTAGATCGTCGCCTGACTCTCGGTGCGCGTGAGCAGGCGCAGGAGCGCCATGGAGAAGGCCCAGGTCGCCGCGGAAAAGATCGCGAGCAGAATCGCGAAGGCCTGTCCCTCGCCCGACGGGCGCAGGATGATGAAGCATCCGATCAGGCCCAGGACGAGGGCGACGATCTGCGGCGGGCGAATTTGTTCGTTGAGCACGGGCGCCGAGACCAGCGCCACCAGCGACGGCGCGATGAACATGATCGCGGTGATCGTCGTCAGCGGAAGTTCGCGCAAAGCGACGAAAAAGGTCAGCACCGACGCGCCTTGCAGCGCGCAGCGCAGAAGATGCAGGCCCAGCTTCTGCGTGCGTATGACAGGCCTGCCGCGCCGCGCTTCGGCGATGAAGAGCGGCGTGACCAGCAGCAGCACGAGAAAGCTGCGGATCGCGATGATCTGCGTCGCCGGCGCGATGGCGACTGCGAGCTTCGACATGGAGTCGCCGGCCGAGATCGCGGCGAAAGCCGCGGCGTTCGCGGCGATGCCGGCGAGCGGCCGTTCCTGCGACGCGGCGTTCGACGATTTTTCGTCGGGGAGATCGACGCTCACGCCGCGCGCTCGCTGCGCATGAGCCAGTATCCGCCGACCATGATGAGCGCGGCGCCGAGCCAGATCGTCGCCTGCGGCCATTCGTTGAAGAACAGCATGCCAATCAGCGTCGCCCACAGAATCTGCGTGTATTGCGCCGGCGCGACCGTCGCCGCGGGCGCGAGCTTCAGCGCCGTCATCGACAGGAGCTGGCCGACCACCTGAAACACCGCCATGGCGGCGACCACGAGCAGGATGGAGGGTTCGATCTGCCGCCAGTCGAACGCGGCGACGGCGCCGCCGAGAATCATCGGGGGAAAATTGCCCCAGGCGATCAGCGTCACCCGGCTTTCGGTGCGCGTCAGCTTGCGCAGCAGAATGACGGAAAGCGCCCATGAGGCGGATGAGGCGAGCGCCAGCAGCATGAAGGCGACTTCGCCCTCGCCGCGTGGCCGGACGATCACCATGCAGCCGATGAAACCAAGCGCGATCGCGCCCCACTGATGCGGCTTGATGCGCTCGCCAAGCACGGGCACGGCGCCGAGCGCGATGAAAACAGGCGCGATGAACACGATCGCGGTGAAGGTCGTCAGCGGCAGATATCGCAGCGCAGCAAAGCCTGTAACAGTGGCGCCGAGATGCAGCATGACGCGCGCAAGATGCAGCGTGGGACGCGCCGTCGCGAGCACCGGCCGTCCCTTGCGCATCGACATCAAGAACACCGGCGCGAACAGCGCCAGCAGGAAGATGCTGCGCAGCGCGATCGTCTGCGCGAGCGGCGCGTCGGTCACCGCGACCTTGGTTAACGCGTCGCCGCCGGCGGCGAGCATGAACGAGGCTGCATTGGCGGCGATGCCCGCGAGCGGCCGCTCGCCTGGCTGACTCCCCGCCTTGTCTCCCTCGCCCATATCAGTCCTGTGTGGTTGCAACCTCTTCTAAGGCGAAAGCCGGACAATGAGCCCGGCTTTCTCAGAATGCTCGCGATGCGGAGGGGTCAGAGCGGCCTGGAGCATGGCGCGAAAAAGTGGGAACCGGTTTTTCGCGACGAACGCTAGCGTTCGCGCTGCAAAAGCCATGCTCTAAACTGTTGGAGTCGATCACGTTCCCGCATTTTGATTGATTCGATCAAAATGCGGCGTGATCTAACGCGCTCACGATGCGTCGTTGTCTCCGTTCTCGTCATCTTCCTCTTCGCTGACGCGCTCGACGCTGACGACGCGCTCGTCATCGGCGGTGTTGAAGACGATCACGCCCTGCGCGGCGCGGCCGGCGGTGCGGATGCCATCGACCGGGCAACGGATAAGTTGGCCGGCATTGGTCACGAGCATGATCTGGTCGCTGTCCTCCACGGGGAAGGAGGCGACCAGTCTGCCATTGCGTTCGTTCACCGCCATCGCGGTCACGCCTTTGATGCCGCGGCCGGACACGCGATATTCGAAACTCGAGGTGCGCTTGCCGTAACCGTTCTCGGAAACGGTCAGCACGAATTGTTCGGCTGCGCCCATCTCGACGTAGCGCTCCTGCGAAATCGCGACCTCCGCGGACGCGCCTTCCGACTCGCCTTCAGCCTCGCCATTCTCCTCGACCGCGCTTTCGCCGGCGACGGCGCGACGCATCTTGAGATAGGTCGAGCGCTCGTCCGGCGTCGCGTCGAAGTGGCGAAGAATCGCCATCGAGATCAGCGCATCGCCTTCAGCGAGCTGGATGCCGCGCACGCCCATGGATGTGCGTCCCTGGAAGACGCGAACATCTTCAACCGAGAAACGCACGCACTGGCCGCGCGCGGTCGTCAGCAGGACGTCATCCTGCTCCGTGCAAATCTCGACGTCGAGAATGCCCTCGCCTTCATCGGGCTTCATGGCGATCATGCCGGAGCGGCGCACATCGGCGAAATCTGAGAGCTTGTTGCGACGCACCGTGCCGCGCGTCGTCGAGAACATGACGTCGAGCTTTTCCCACTGCGCCTCATCCTCGGGCAGCGGCATGATGGTGGTGATGCGTTCGCCAGGATCGAGCGGCAGGATATTCACCAGCGCCTTGCCGCGCGACTGCGGCTCGGCGACCGGCAGCTTCCACACCTTCAGCTTGTAGACCTGTCCCATCGAGGAGAAGAACAGCACCGGTTGATGGGTATTGGCGACGAACAACCGCGTGACGAAATCCTCATCGCGCGTCGCCATGCCGGAGCGGCCCTTGCCGCCGCGACGCTGCGCCCGATAGGCCGACAGCGGCACGCGCTTGACGTAGCCGGCGTGGCTGACAGTGACGACCATGTCCTCGCGCTGGATCAGGTCCTCGTCCTCGACGTCGGACTCCCATTCGACGATCTCGGTCTTGCGCGGCGTCGCGAAGGCGTCGCGGATGTCCTTCAGCTCGTCCTTGATGATCGTCATGATCCGCACGCGCGACGACAGGATGTCGAGATAGTCGCGGATCTGCTCGGCGAGCTTGTTCAGCTCCTCGCCGATCTCCTCGCGGCCAAGCGCGGTCAGGCGGCGCAGCGGCAGGTCGAGGATGGCGCGCGCCTGCATTTCCGACAGCTTGTAGGTTCCATCCTCGCTGACGCGATAGCGGGGGTCATCGACAAGCGCGATCAGCGGCGCGATGTCGCGCGCCGGCCAGTCGCGCGCCATCAAACCTTCACGCGCCGCATTGGCGTCGGGCGCGTTGCGGATGAGCGCGATCATCTCGTCAATGTTGGCGACGGCGAGCGCGAGGCCGCACAGAATATGAGCGCGTTCGCGCGCCTTGTTCAGGCGATATTTCGTGCGCCGCGACACAACAGTCTCGCGGAACTCGACGAAGGCCGCGAGCAGATCCTTGAGATTGAGCGTCTCCGGCCGGCCGCCATTCAGCGCCACCATGTTCGCGCCAAAGGTCGTCTGCAGCGCGGTGAAGCGATAGAGCTGATTGAGCACCACGTCGGCCATGGCGTCGCGCTTGATCTCGATCACGATGCGCATGCCGTCGCGGTCGGATTCGTCGCGCAGATCGGCGATGCCTTCGACGCGCTTCTCGCGCACCAGTTCGGCGATGCGCTCGATCAATGCAGCCTTGTTGATCTGATAGGGAATTTCCGTGACGATGATGGCGTCGCGGTCTTTCCTGATCTGCTCGATCGTGTGACGCGCGCGCATCACGATCGAACCGTTGCCCTTGAGATAAGCGGCGCGCGCGCCGCTGCGGCCGAGGATCAGCGCGCCGGTCGGAAAATCCGGGCCGGGCACAATCTCGATCAGCTCCTCGATAGCGATGTCGGGGCGATCGATCAGCGCAGTCAGCGCATCGATGATCTCGCCGAGATTGTGCGGCGGAATGTTGGTCGCCATGCCGACAGCGATGCCGCCGGCGCCGTTGACGAGCAGATTGGGAAATTTCGCGGGAAGGACGACGGGCTCCCTCTCGGAGCCGTCATAGTTGTCCATGAAATCGACGGTGTCCTCGTCGATATCATCGAGCAGCTTGAGCGTGAGCTTTTCGAGGCGGACCTCGGTGTAACGCATGGCCGCCGGCATATCGCCGTCGACCGAGCCGAAATTCCCCTGCCCGTCGATCAGGGTCGCGCGCATGGAGAATTCCTGCGCCATGCGCACCAGCGCCATGTAGACGGACTGGTCGCCGTGCGGGTGATATTTACCGATGACGTCGCCGACCACACGGGCGGATTTGCGATAGGGCTTGTCAGGCGTGTAGCCGTTCTCATGCATCGAGAAGAGGATGCGCCGATGCACGGGCTTCAGGCCGTCGCGCGCGTCGGGCAGCGCCCGGCTCACGATCACGCTCATGGCGTAATCGAGGTAGGAGCGCTTCATCTCGTCGGTGATGGAAACGGGCTTGATGTCGCCGCCCGGAATGGAGCCGGAGGGCGGAACTCTGTCGTCGGTCAATGCGCGACTCTTCGCTGCGGGAAAGACTGGATTTCCTAGCTTATTTCGCGCCGCAGCGCCAAGCCTAAAGCGCGCCCTTCACTGCTAATTTTATGATTATTTATCAATGCTTTGCGCAGCGTCAGCAGGCTGCGCGCTCAGCCGATCGCGACCAGCGCCGCGGTCGCGTCGTCGCTGCGCTTCCAGCGCGAGAATCGGACCGCTTCGGGATCGACTTCCTCCTCGATCGTCCTGAGCCGCAGGGCGAGCCGCGCAAGACCGCTTTCGAGCGCCGCCGGAATGAAGGCGGACGCGCCGATATCACGAAAACGCAGCTCCAGCGCCGCGAATCCGTCGGTCATCAGGAGCGCATGCGCCGGGGCGTTGAGTTCGATGCGCGCCCGCTTCACGCGCGGCGCGAAGCTCGCGTCGGGCGCAAGGATCGCGGCGAATTCCGGCGTGTTGTAGCGGGCGCGGCCGGCGCGAAGCTGCGCCAGCGCGTCCTGCGATCGTAGCCGCTCGGCCAGGTCCTTGATCCCTACGGGGACCTGGTCCGCCTCCTTCGCTTCGCTGGCCGGCGTCGCGCCGAACGCCTGCAGTTCTCCGTTCGCTCCGACAAGGATGACGCGGCAATCGCCGAGCCACGCCAGTTCGCACGTCCGCCCGTCGATCGCGCTGAGCATCATGAAGGAGGCGCAGGGGATCTCCCAGCGCGCCTCGGGCTCGCGGCGACGCTCGCGCAGGAACGCGTATTCGAGATCGGCCGCGACGCTCTCCATCATGACAGCCGTGTCGGCGATCGCGGCGTGGCGCGCGAAAAGCTCGTTGGCGCGATGGGCCACCCAGGCGGCGTCGCTTGTCGTCGAGACGATGGGATCGCCGAGCCCCGTCGCGCCGTCGATCACCCAGGCGCGGTTGCGCGCCAGGCCATAGGCGTCCTCGTTCGGCTTCAGCCGCGAACCGGCGAGCGAAACGGCGTCGATGATGTCGAGCAGGTGGACCTCCACGAGTTGAGTCGACAGGATGCGGGAGCCGCGAGACTCCTCGATGTATGATTATCTTTCCAGCGCCATTGTGACGCTGCTCGTCACGCTCGATCCGCCGGCGCTGGCGCCGATCTTCCTCAGCGTGACCCGCGGCATGACGGCCGACGAGAGAAAACGGGTCGCGATCCGCGCCAGCCTGATCGCGCTGATCATCATGGCGTTCTTCGCGGTCGCCGGCGATGCGACATTGAAACTGCTCGGCGTCAGCCTCCCCGCCTTCCGCATCGCGGGCGGACTGCTGCTGTTCTGGATCGCGTTCGAGATGGTGTTCGAGCGGCGCAACGCCCGCAAGAATGACCTCGCCGAGACCGCCATCACTGAAGACCATATCCAGAACATCGCCGCCTTTCCCCTTGCCATCCCGCTCATGGCCGGGCCCGGCGCGATCACGGCGATGCTGCTGCTCGCGGGACGAACTCAAGGCGACATGCTGCTGATGTCGCTTCTGCTCGTCGTGACGGCGGCGATGATCGGCGTCTGCCTCGTTGTTTTCCTGCTCGCGGAGCCGATCGCGCGCATGCTGGGAACAACGGGCAATATCGTGCTGACGCGGCTGCTCGGCGTGATCCTCGCTGCGCTCGCGGTGCAGTTCCTCATCGATGGGGTGAAGGCCGCGTTCAGACTGACCGGCTAGAGCATGGCGCGAAAAAGTGGGAACCGGTTTTTCCGCGACGAACGCGAGCGTTCGCGCTGCAAAAGCCATGCTCTAAACTTTTGGAATCGATCACGTTCCCGCACTTTGATTGAATCAATCAAAGTGCGGGAACGTGATCTAGCGCGCGCGATTCATTCAGGGCAGAGTCACCAGCATCGCGGTGGCGTCTTCGCTTTTGCGCCATCTCGGAAAGTGATTGCAGTCGGGATCCATATCCTCTTCGATCTTGCGCAAGCGGGCGACAAGGCGCGCCAGCCCGTGCTCGACGGCCGAATGCACGAAGGCGGGCTCGGCGATATCGAGATAGCGCAATTCGAGCGCCGCAAAGCCGATCGTCATCAGCAGCGCGTCGGCCGGACGCTTCAGCTTGACCTTGCTCCGCTTCACCAGCGGCGCGAAAGCCTTGTCGGGCGCAAGCATACCCTGCTGTCCCGGCAGATTGTACAGGGCGCGCCGGGCGCGAAGAAACTCCTGCGCCTCGTCCGAGCGATATCTCGCGGAGGGGTCCTGCGCCTTGAATTTCACGATGGCCTGCGATTCCTGCTCCTCGCTGCTCGGCGTCGCGCCGAAGGAATGGACCGAGTTGTCGGAGCCGTGCAGGATCGCGCGGGAGGTTCCAAGCCACGCCACCTCGATCTCGCCGCCGCGCAGCATCGTCATCATGACGAAGGCGGCGAAAGGAGACTCCCACCTCTCCTGCAGCGTGCGGCATCGCTCCTGGACGAAAGTCTGCTCCAGATCGCACGCCACATTCGCCATCATTTCCTGGGTGTCGGCGATATGGGCGTGGCGGGCGAAAAAATAATTCACCCGGCGGGACAGCCAGGCGCCGCCGCTCGATGACGCCATCACGGGCTCGGCGATATCGGCCAATCCATCGATTACCCAGGCCCGATTCCAAGCCCGACCCATAGCGTCCTCATTGGCCTTGAAGCGCGATCCAGCGATCGAAATCGCGTCGAGATAGTCGAGCAGCGTCACCTCCTCAGGCGACTGATTCCTAACAGAGTCGGCGCCAGAGGCGAAGCACACAGGGATTCAAGGGTTATTCGCGAATTAAGCGGGCGCTTTGGCGGCGGTTCACGCTTCAACCGCCGAACAGGACCTTGTGCATGATCCGTCCCGGCATAAAGGCGAAGAAGCCGGCGACCCCGAGCGCAAGCCCGAACAGGATGAGCATGGATCGGCGATGGCGGCGCACGTCGTGGGCGCGCGCCGCGGCGAGCCCCATCGGAATGGTCGCGAGCGTCAGGACCGAAAGAAGATGGATCGGGCTGAAAGGCCCGATCACGCGAAGTTCATGAATAAGGAAAGAGCTGGCGGCGACGATCGCCATCAGCGACAGCCAGACATAGCCAACAAGACGATGACGCGTCGTACCCTTGGGCGCCAACAATTGCCAAAGCCCGAGCCCAAATGCGCCGGTCGCCGCAAAGGCGTGCGCGATAACAGGCGCCGATGCGTTGAGCAGCGGCGCGAGCGTCATCCCTATCAGCCGGCGACCGGCTGAGCCCGCGGCTCGGGCTCCTCCACCGGAACGTCGAGCGGCGGCAGGTCGCCATCCAACGCGGCGGCGAGCTTCGACTTGTCGAGTTCGCCTTCCCAGTTCGAGACGACGACCGTCGCCACGGCGTTGCCGATGAAATTCGTCAGGGAGCGACATTCGCTCATGAAGCGGTCGATGCCGAGGATGATCGCCATGCCGACGACGGGCACGCTCGGCACGACCGAGAGCGTCGCCGCCAGCGTGATGAAGCCCGCGCCGGTGACGCCGGCCGCGCCTTTCGACGACAGCATCGCGACGGCGAGCAGCAGGATCTGGTCGCCGAGCGAGAGGTTGATGTCCATCGCCTGGGCGATGAACAGGGCGGCCATCGTCATGTAGATGTTGGTGCCGTCGAGATTGAAGGAATAACCGGTCGGGACCACGAGGCCGACCACGGGACGCGAACAGCCGGCGCGCTCCATCTTCTCCATCAGGTTCGGCAGCGCCGATTCCGACGAGCTCGTGCCGAGCACGATCAGCAGCTCTTCCTTGATGTAGGCGACGAGTTTGAAGATCGAGAAGCCGTTGGCGCGCGCGACGAGCCCAAGCACGCCGAACACGAAGATCGCCGAGGTGATGTAGAAGGTCAGCACCAAGAATAGCAGATTGCCGATCGTGCCGATGCCATATTTGCCGATGGTGAAGGCCATGGCGCCGAACGCGCCGATCGGCGCCACCTTCATGATGATGTGGACGACGCCGAACATGGCCTGCGTCGCGACCTTGAAGAAGTCGAGAACGAGCTTGCCCTTGTCGCCCATGAAGGACAGGCCGAAGCCGAACAGGATCGCGAACAGCAGCACCTGCAGGATTTCGCCTGACGTGAACGCGCCGACGACCGTCGTCGGAATGATGTTCATCAGGAAGTCGAGGATCGAGGAGTCGTGCGCCTTGCTGGCGTAGCTGGCGACCTGCTTCGGATCGAGCGTCTTGGGATCGATATGCAAGCCGGCGCCTGGATGCAGCGTATTCGCGACAATGAGTCCGATGATCAGCGCAAGCGTGGAGAAGCAGAGGAAATAAACGAGCGCCTTGACGCCGACGCGCCCGACCTTCTCGAGATCGGACATGCCGGCGATGCCGGCGACGACGGTGAGGAAGATCACCGGCGCGATGATCATCTTGATCAGCTTGATGAAGGCGTCGCCCAGCGGCTTCATCGCCTCGCCATACTGCGGCCAGAAATGACCGAGGAGGACGCCGATCACGACCGCGATCAGCACCTGGACATAGAGGATTTTGTAGAAGGGCGGACGAGCCCCCGCGATGGCGCCGTGCATTCAAACCTCCCTGTTCGGCCGTTCTGCGACAGCCTGTTTGTCATTGCTTATTGCGCGCGCATCGCGCGCCGAAGCCGGTTCGTCAAGCCCGGCCGGCGCCTCGATTGTCGTCAGAGCGTCTCGAGGAGTCGAGCCATCAGCTTCCGGCGCGGCTCGACTGACGAGATCAACGCATATTCCTGGAGCGTGTGGGCGCCGTCGCCATCGACGCCAAGCCCATCGAGCGTGGGAACGCCAAGCGCCGCCGAGAAATTGCCGTCCGAGCCGCCGCCGGTGAGCGGCTGCTCTCCGAGATCGAAGCCGATCACGGCGGCGAGTTCGCGCGCATGGGCGTAGAGCGACGCAACGTCAGCGGTGCGCTCCATCGGCGGCCGGTTCATGCCACCGCTCACGATCACGCGCACATCGGGATCATGCGGCTTGAGGCCGAGAATCCGGCGCTCGAACTCTTCGCCGTCAGCCACCGTCACCACGCGCAGGTCGACGCTGAAGGAGGCCTTCTGCGGAATGACGTTGGCGGCGGTGCCGCCGCGCATGAGGCCGACGCAGGTGGTCACGCCGCGGGCATAGTCCGTCATGTCCTCGATCGCGAGAATCTGGCGCGCCGCCTCGCGGATAGCGCTGCGTCCGAGTTCATGCTTGCCGCCGGAATGAGCCGGCCGCCCCTCGACATGGACCTCGAAGCGGCCGACGCCCTTGCGCCCGGTGACGCATCGTCCGCCATCGCGCGCCGGCTCGGTCACCAGCACAAATGCGGCGTCGCGCGAGACGTCCTCGATCGCGGCGCGCGAGGTTGGGCTGCCGATCTCCTCGTCCGGCGTGAACAGGAAGCTCATGGGGCGGCGCGCCAGCCCGGATTTCGCCGCCTCCTTGAAGGCCTGGAAAGCCAGCCACGCGCCGCCCTTCATGTCGTAGACGCCGGGGCCATAAAGACGATCGCCTTCAGTCCGCAGGGCGAGATCGACATCCTTCGTGCCGACTGGATGAACCGTGTCGAGATGCGAAAGCACCGCGATCCCCTTCGCCCCGTTACGCGGCCCGGCGCGCAGCAGGAGCATATCGCCGAGGCCCTGGCGGCCGGCGATGCGCTCGACATCGACGCCCGCGCCCCGCGCTTCGGCGGCGACGAGATCCATCATCGCATTCACGCCGGCGACATGATGCGTCGGGCTTTCGGTGTTCACCCAGGCAATAAGAGCGGAAAGATCGATCATGAAATGACAAGTCCCAGCACGGCGAAGGCCGCGCCAAGGCTCATTTCATTATTCGCCGGCCAATGAAATAGGACCGCCCGCCGCACGTTGCGGCATTTTTTGCTGGCGCAACGTTTTGCGGAAAACCGGCTCTCCCTTTTCCGCACGTTGCGCCTAGAACGGAATATCGTCGTCCATGTCGCTGTGCTTGCCGCCGCCGACTTTGGCCGGCTGGCGCTCCATCGGCGAGGAGCGGCCATAATCGCTGCCGCCGCGTCCCGACGACACGCGCTCGCGGCCGCCGCCATAATCTCGCGAACCGCCGCTGTAATCATCATCGCCGCCCTGCTCGCCACGGCCGGTTAGGATCGTCAGCTCGCCGCGATAGCGCTGCAGCACGATCTCGGTCGTCTTGCGCTGGTTGCCGTCCTTGTCCTGATATTCGCGGGTCTGGAGCTGGCCCTCGATGTAAACCTTCGTGCCTTTCTTCAAATACTGCTCCGCCACCTTGGCGAGGTTCTCATTGAAGATGACGATGTTGTGCCATTCGGTGCGCTCCTTGCGCTCGCCCGACGCCTTGTCACGCCAGGTCTCCGAGGTGGCGACGCTGAAATTGACCACGGGATCGCCGGAATTGAGCCGCCGAACTTCGGGGTCGCGCCCCAGATTGCCGATCAGCATGACCTTGTTGAGACTGCCCGCCATCGCTCCCTCCGCGTTCGAGCTACCGTTCCGAGGATTTCCCCTAGCGTGAAACCCTGACCTCCGTGAGGCGGGCCGGACGCCTGCCCACAGGAATTCTTGCGACATAATTGTTCTTGTTTTGTTCGTCAAGGCGGGGCAATATCGGTTCACCCAACGAGTCGCGGCGGCGGCCCGGCGGGCTTCATCAGACTTCACCGCGGCCGGCGCGGTTTTCTGTGGTCGGTTGCGCCTCGCGCATGTCGCAAACGGCGCGTTCCGGCCTATGTTAAGGGACCTCCGACAGCTCGATCCCATGCCCAAGCCAGCCAAATCCGCCTCCGCGAAAGGGGCGCTCGACGATATGTTCGACAAGAACCGCCTCGCCGACCCCAATGCGCGCGTGATCGCGATCCGCGGCGCGCGCGAGCACAACCTGAAGAACGTCGATCTCGTCATTCCCCGCGACAAACTCGTGGTGTTCACGGGGCTTTCGGGCTCTGGCAAATCCTCGCTCGCCTTCGACACGATCTATGCGGAAGGACAGCGGCGCTATGTCGAGTCGCTGTCGGCCTACGCCCGCCAGTTCCTCGAAATGATGCAGAAGCCTGACGTCGACCAGATCGACGGGCTCTCGCCGGCGAT carries:
- a CDS encoding DMT family transporter encodes the protein MSVDLPDEKSSNAASQERPLAGIAANAAAFAAISAGDSMSKLAVAIAPATQIIAIRSFLVLLLVTPLFIAEARRGRPVIRTQKLGLHLLRCALQGASVLTFFVALRELPLTTITAIMFIAPSLVALVSAPVLNEQIRPPQIVALVLGLIGCFIILRPSGEGQAFAILLAIFSAATWAFSMALLRLLTRTESQATIYAWSNGCFMLLAGAISIFDLQPIEPKMLLLILGMAATQVVGQWFSMTAFRIARAATVAPMQYTQLLWATLFGSLLFAEWPPASVWIGAGFIVAGGLWLVWAEGRREPPRLAGQPAE
- a CDS encoding DMT family transporter, giving the protein MGEGDKAGSQPGERPLAGIAANAASFMLAAGGDALTKVAVTDAPLAQTIALRSIFLLALFAPVFLMSMRKGRPVLATARPTLHLARVMLHLGATVTGFAALRYLPLTTFTAIVFIAPVFIALGAVPVLGERIKPHQWGAIALGFIGCMVIVRPRGEGEVAFMLLALASSASWALSVILLRKLTRTESRVTLIAWGNFPPMILGGAVAAFDWRQIEPSILLVVAAMAVFQVVGQLLSMTALKLAPAATVAPAQYTQILWATLIGMLFFNEWPQATIWLGAALIMVGGYWLMRSERAA
- the gyrA gene encoding DNA gyrase subunit A, whose translation is MTDDRVPPSGSIPGGDIKPVSITDEMKRSYLDYAMSVIVSRALPDARDGLKPVHRRILFSMHENGYTPDKPYRKSARVVGDVIGKYHPHGDQSVYMALVRMAQEFSMRATLIDGQGNFGSVDGDMPAAMRYTEVRLEKLTLKLLDDIDEDTVDFMDNYDGSEREPVVLPAKFPNLLVNGAGGIAVGMATNIPPHNLGEIIDALTALIDRPDIAIEELIEIVPGPDFPTGALILGRSGARAAYLKGNGSIVMRARHTIEQIRKDRDAIIVTEIPYQINKAALIERIAELVREKRVEGIADLRDESDRDGMRIVIEIKRDAMADVVLNQLYRFTALQTTFGANMVALNGGRPETLNLKDLLAAFVEFRETVVSRRTKYRLNKARERAHILCGLALAVANIDEMIALIRNAPDANAAREGLMARDWPARDIAPLIALVDDPRYRVSEDGTYKLSEMQARAILDLPLRRLTALGREEIGEELNKLAEQIRDYLDILSSRVRIMTIIKDELKDIRDAFATPRKTEIVEWESDVEDEDLIQREDMVVTVSHAGYVKRVPLSAYRAQRRGGKGRSGMATRDEDFVTRLFVANTHQPVLFFSSMGQVYKLKVWKLPVAEPQSRGKALVNILPLDPGERITTIMPLPEDEAQWEKLDVMFSTTRGTVRRNKLSDFADVRRSGMIAMKPDEGEGILDVEICTEQDDVLLTTARGQCVRFSVEDVRVFQGRTSMGVRGIQLAEGDALISMAILRHFDATPDERSTYLKMRRAVAGESAVEENGEAEGESEGASAEVAISQERYVEMGAAEQFVLTVSENGYGKRTSSFEYRVSGRGIKGVTAMAVNERNGRLVASFPVEDSDQIMLVTNAGQLIRCPVDGIRTAGRAAQGVIVFNTADDERVVSVERVSEEEDDENGDNDAS
- a CDS encoding protein phosphatase 2C domain-containing protein — its product is MEVHLLDIIDAVSLAGSRLKPNEDAYGLARNRAWVIDGATGLGDPIVSTTSDAAWVAHRANELFARHAAIADTAVMMESVAADLEYAFLRERRREPEARWEIPCASFMMLSAIDGRTCELAWLGDCRVILVGANGELQAFGATPASEAKEADQVPVGIKDLAERLRSQDALAQLRAGRARYNTPEFAAILAPDASFAPRVKRARIELNAPAHALLMTDGFAALELRFRDIGASAFIPAALESGLARLALRLRTIEEEVDPEAVRFSRWKRSDDATAALVAIG
- a CDS encoding MarC family protein — its product is MYDYLSSAIVTLLVTLDPPALAPIFLSVTRGMTADERKRVAIRASLIALIIMAFFAVAGDATLKLLGVSLPAFRIAGGLLLFWIAFEMVFERRNARKNDLAETAITEDHIQNIAAFPLAIPLMAGPGAITAMLLLAGRTQGDMLLMSLLLVVTAAMIGVCLVVFLLAEPIARMLGTTGNIVLTRLLGVILAALAVQFLIDGVKAAFRLTG
- a CDS encoding DUF2306 domain-containing protein; amino-acid sequence: MTLAPLLNASAPVIAHAFAATGAFGLGLWQLLAPKGTTRHRLVGYVWLSLMAIVAASSFLIHELRVIGPFSPIHLLSVLTLATIPMGLAAARAHDVRRHRRSMLILFGLALGVAGFFAFMPGRIMHKVLFGG
- a CDS encoding dicarboxylate/amino acid:cation symporter, which translates into the protein MHGAIAGARPPFYKILYVQVLIAVVIGVLLGHFWPQYGEAMKPLGDAFIKLIKMIIAPVIFLTVVAGIAGMSDLEKVGRVGVKALVYFLCFSTLALIIGLIVANTLHPGAGLHIDPKTLDPKQVASYASKAHDSSILDFLMNIIPTTVVGAFTSGEILQVLLFAILFGFGLSFMGDKGKLVLDFFKVATQAMFGVVHIIMKVAPIGAFGAMAFTIGKYGIGTIGNLLFLVLTFYITSAIFVFGVLGLVARANGFSIFKLVAYIKEELLIVLGTSSSESALPNLMEKMERAGCSRPVVGLVVPTGYSFNLDGTNIYMTMAALFIAQAMDINLSLGDQILLLAVAMLSSKGAAGVTGAGFITLAATLSVVPSVPVVGMAIILGIDRFMSECRSLTNFIGNAVATVVVSNWEGELDKSKLAAALDGDLPPLDVPVEEPEPRAQPVAG
- a CDS encoding M20 family metallopeptidase, with the translated sequence MIDLSALIAWVNTESPTHHVAGVNAMMDLVAAEARGAGVDVERIAGRQGLGDMLLLRAGPRNGAKGIAVLSHLDTVHPVGTKDVDLALRTEGDRLYGPGVYDMKGGAWLAFQAFKEAAKSGLARRPMSFLFTPDEEIGSPTSRAAIEDVSRDAAFVLVTEPARDGGRCVTGRKGVGRFEVHVEGRPAHSGGKHELGRSAIREAARQILAIEDMTDYARGVTTCVGLMRGGTAANVIPQKASFSVDLRVVTVADGEEFERRILGLKPHDPDVRVIVSGGMNRPPMERTADVASLYAHARELAAVIGFDLGEQPLTGGGSDGNFSAALGVPTLDGLGVDGDGAHTLQEYALISSVEPRRKLMARLLETL
- the ssb gene encoding single-stranded DNA-binding protein, which encodes MAGSLNKVMLIGNLGRDPEVRRLNSGDPVVNFSVATSETWRDKASGERKERTEWHNIVIFNENLAKVAEQYLKKGTKVYIEGQLQTREYQDKDGNQRKTTEIVLQRYRGELTILTGRGEQGGDDDYSGGSRDYGGGRERVSSGRGGSDYGRSSPMERQPAKVGGGKHSDMDDDIPF